One genomic window of Polyodon spathula isolate WHYD16114869_AA chromosome 8, ASM1765450v1, whole genome shotgun sequence includes the following:
- the rad21l1 gene encoding double-strand-break repair protein rad21-like protein 1 yields the protein MFYTQLFMSKRGPLAKIWLAAHWEKKITKAHVYECNLETTVKDILSPKMKIALRTSGHLLVGVVRIYSRKAKYLLADCNEAVVKIKIAFRPGITDLSEDNLEAPYKAITLVEDFRDFESQLPDVNAIEVAEHFTLNQSRTEEITLKEDYGNSFLIYDDNFGKDSDREDPASVQPAEDAQTLQETTLLGDEKEGFALEPVIMTPNLERKRGKRKRKLVVDETKELSSETIRDQITDCSDITSTLDIAPPTKSLMKWKETGGADKLFSQPSFSLMSSQLQKNLNEVFSATQEVSETQTALLDMPSEDSMLVNPSMGQERKLDQSLTQMEKAQAAVDGQNFEEKKLNKRVQHLLHTLQKQEHSGCAAFNFQELCRNETRKHAAATFFCFLVLKKQNAIELTQIKPYGDIIATPGPNFYKKKYLKK from the exons ATGTTTTATACGCAGTTGTTTATGTCCAAACGAGGCCCTCTGGCTAAAATATGGCTGGCTGCACACTGGGAAAAGAAGATTACAAAAGCTCATGTTTATGAGTGCAATCTGGAGACTACAGTTAAAGATATACTTTCACCAAAG aTGAAAATTGCTTTGAGAACATCAGGACATTTGCTTGTAGGAGTTGTGAGGATCTATTCCAGGAAAGCAAAATATCTCTTGGCAGACTGCAATGAAGcagttgttaaaataaaaatagcctttCGTccag gtATAACGGATCTCTCTGAAGACAACCTGGAAGCTCCCTATAAAGCTATTACCTTGGTTGAGGACTTCCGTGACTTTGAATCACAGCTGCCTGACGTGAA TGCCATTGAAGTTGCTGAGCATTTTACTCTGAACCAAAGCAGGACTGAAGAAATCACTCTTAAAGAAGATTATGGAAATAGCTTTCTTATTTATGATGATAACTTTGGTAAGGATT CAGATAGAGAAGATCCTGCCTCTGTTCAACCAGCAGAGGATGCTCAGACACTACAGGAAACAACTCTGCTGGGAGATGAGAAGGAGGGATTTGCACTGGAACCTGTTATAATGACTC ccAATTTAGAACGAAAAAGGGGCAAGAGGAAGAGGAAACTTGTTGTGGATGAAACAAAGGAACTGTCAAGTGAAACCATCAGAGATCAGATCACAGACTGTTCTGATATCACCAGTACGTTAGACATTGCCCCTCCTACGAAGTCACTGATGAAGTGGAAAGAGACTGGTGGGGCGGATAAGCTCTTTTCACAGCCAAGCTTTAGTTTGATGAGCAGTCAGCTACAAAAG AATCTGAATGAAGTGTTTTCTGCCACACAGGAGGTCAGTGAAACCCAGACAGCCTTGCTGGACATGCCGTCTGAGGATTCTATGCTTGTTAATCCTTCCATGGGGCAGGAAAGAAAACTTGACCAAAGTCTAACTCAAATGGAAAAG GCACAAGCAGCAGTGGATGGTCAGAATTTTGaagagaaaaaactgaacaaGAGAGTTCAGCACCTGTTACATACTTTACAA AAACAAGAGCACTCTGGATGCGCTGCATTTAACTTTCAAGAACTGTGCAGGAATGAAACCCGTAAACATGCTGCTGCGACGTTCTTCTGCTTTTTGGTGTTGAAGAAGCAGAATGCAATTGAGCTCACCCAGATTAAACCTTATGGTGATATCATTGCAACCCCAGGAccaaacttttataaaaaaaaatatttaaaaaaatga